Proteins encoded within one genomic window of Glandiceps talaboti chromosome 3, keGlaTala1.1, whole genome shotgun sequence:
- the LOC144453973 gene encoding splicing factor 3A subunit 3-like, with protein sequence METLLEQQRRSHEERERLMDAMTKETLHKKGSARDQINSDHRVRMLLDRSMDDAATLRDLYEDKDGLRKEEIQALSGPNEFQEFYNRLKVIKEFHRKHPNEISIPMSVEFEELSKARDNPSEEMNTMVEFTDEEGYGKYLDMHECYYKCINLKGVEKIDYITYLQTFDRLFDIPKERKLNADYRRYIEMLLEYLQIYTTKIKPLLDLSDEVEAIEKDFQPQWEAGTFPGWPKETTSALTHAGAHLDLSAFSSPEELASLGLDRLKSALMALGLKCGGTLEERAQRLFSTKGKSLDELDPNMFAKSKPGKAGRNKDNTEKQKDIAFLEAQVYRLSEHVGEQRLSTVENIQRKQARTDTEREEEEEETFSESESEEEEDDVIYNPKNLPLGWDGKPIPYWLYKLHGLNISYSCEICGNHTFRGPKAFQRHFAEWRHAHGMRCLGIPNTAHFANVTLIEDAVALWQKLKNNKQTERWQPDTEEEFEDSSGNVVNKKTFDDLKRQGLL encoded by the exons AGATCAATGGATGACGCTGCAACATTACGAGATTTATATGAAGACAAGGATGG TCTCAGGAAAGAAGAAATCCAGGCTCTTTCAGGACCTAACGAGTTCCAGGAATTCTACAACAGACTGAAAGTTATCAAAGAATTTCACAGAAAACATCCAAATGAG ATAAGTATACCAATGTCGGTAGAGTTTGAAGAACTGTCCAAGGCACGTGACAATCCATCAGAAGAAATGAACACAATGGTAGAATTCACAGATGAAGAAGGCTATGGCAAATATCTAGACATGCATGAATGTTATTACAAGTGTATCAACCTGAAGGGAGTTGAG AAAATTGATTACATCACATATCTTCAGACCTTTGATAGATTATTTGATATTCCAAAGGAACGTAAACTTAATGCAGATTACAGAAG GTATATTGAAATGTTGTTGGAGTATCTCCAGATTTATACCACCAAAATTAAACCACTGCTAGACTTGTCTGATGAAGTTGAAGCCATAGAAAAAGACTTCCAACCACAGTGGGAAGCAGGAACATTTCCTGGATGGCCT AAAGAAACAACCAGTGCCTTAACCCATGCTGGTGCTCATTTAGATCTTTcagctttctcatcaccagag GAGTTGGCATCCCTTGGTTTGGACAGATTGAAATCAGCTTTGATGGCTTTGGGGTTGAAATGTGGAGG AACACTAGAGGAAAGAGCACAGAGATTGTTTTCAACAAAAGGCAAATCTTTGGATGAGTTGGATCCCAATATGTTTGCTAAAAGTAAACCAGGAAAAGCTGGTAGAAA CAAAGACAACACAGAGAAACAGAAGGATATTGCATTTCTAGAAGCACAGGTGTACAGATTGAGTGAACACGTAGGG GAACAAAGACTTTCCACTGTAGAAAATATACAACGTAAACAAGCCAGAACTGATACAGAGAGagaagaagaggaggaggagacATTTAGTGAGAGTGAAAGTGAGGAAGAAGAGGATGACGTCATATATAACCCTAAGAATCTACCGCTAGGTTGGGATGGTAAACCTATACCATACTGGTTATATAAACTACATGGTTTAAATATCAGTTATAGTTGTGAAATTTGTGGAAACCATACATTCAGGGGACCTAAAGCTTTCCAAAGGCATTTTGCT GAATGGAGACATGCCCATGGTATGAGATGTCTTGGTATTCCAAACACTGCTCACTTTGCTAATGTCACTCTTATAGAAGATGCTGTAGCAT TGTGGCAAAAGTTAAAgaacaataaacaaacagaaagaTGGCAGCCAGACACAGAG GAAGAATTTGAAGATTCTAGTGGTAACGTTGTCAACAAGAAAACATTTGATGACTTGAAGAGACAGGGACTTTTGTAA